In the Balaenoptera musculus isolate JJ_BM4_2016_0621 chromosome 2, mBalMus1.pri.v3, whole genome shotgun sequence genome, ATACATTTGTTGGTGATTCACAAATCTCTATTTCCAGCCCTGACCTTGTTCATAAGCTTTAAGCCCATCTGTACAACTGTCTCGTAGACATATCCACTTGGAGGTGACATAAACACTCAAACTCACCATTCCAGACTGGGAACTTTTGAGTCCTCCTAAACCTGTTCTTCCTGTAGTCTTCCTTTTCTCACTAGATGGCGCCACCATCCACCCTGCTGCTCAAGCGAAAAACCTTGACTTCCACTCACCCTCCACATCCACACCATCACCAAATCCAGACGATTCTGTCTTCAAAATATCTctcaaagatacacacacacacacacacacacgcgcgcgcgtgcacacacgcTGGATGCCcacaacagcctcctaactggacTCCCTACTTCCACCCTTGCACACCTACCATTCATTTTGTACACAGCAGTTAGGGAGTGACCTTTTAACTATGACTCCTCATTACATCATTTCCCATTGAActtcaaataaaatccaaactccgtATCTAATCCACAAGGCTCTGATGAAGCAGCTCTCATCCCCGTCTCTAGTGTTATCCTGTACCACTCTCCCCTTACTCACTATACTGGCCTCCAGTTCTTTCCTGTAGTGCACCAAGGTCCTTCCCTGCTCTGAGTCTTTGCAaatgctgtttcctcttcttcccctatGGAGTATGGGGAAGAATTCCAGAAGAATTCTCATGGAACTCTACTTGGACTGTCTACCTGaacttctcctcctccaggaggACTCCCCTGCTCTCCCTCGCTAAAGGGGGCCCACTACCTACAGTCACTCTCCATCACATACACtatttccttcacagcactttTCATACTCAGAAATATGTTATTCTACTTGTTTATCATCCATATGCCCACTCGCCCACACTAAAACATTTTCTGTTAGTTTTATATTTCCAATTTATTCAGGTAGCAGAGCATCTAGAAATCATGCTGTTATTTGTAGAACACCATGAATATCTAATTTCATATTTAATCTCATCCCATACACTAGGAAAAAAGATTGCTCTGTTGTATGAATAGCAGAATATGTAAAATCTCTTACAAGCATTCACACATCCATGGAAACAACACGCTGTTCTACCAGGCATGATCAGATGTTTGagtttttctgttaatatttgtttgtttcttatgcATTCATTTTGTCATCTGCTAGCACCCACCAGCAGATGAATGCTGAAAGcttaagaaaattttatgaagaaaagaaGCCTTTATACTGAGAATCTGATTCTTACCATATTTTCCTGACAACTGGAGGGAAGCTGACTATTATTTAAGAAGTTAGGTAATTCCctggactccacactctcactgccgagggcctgggtttgatccctggtcagggaactaagatcccacaagctgtgtggtacggccaaaaaaaaaaaaaaaaaggagggaaccCCTCAGCCTAGCTAGGATGAGTTCTTTGGGAGCAAAGTGGATTCCCTGCAGGCTAGTAAGGTCAGGCCcacagaggcaggaagggccCTGGTGGCTGCTTCCTGTCCAGCACCCCTGTCTCCACAGCAGATAGCTGGCTGTCTGGCAGTACAGGTCACTGGAGTAAATGTTAACCCTGACAGGAAAGGGACGACTGGTTCCTAAGGAGGCACCAGGTTTGTCTGCTTGGGGTTTCTGTTGgttggtttaattaaaaaaaaccctgccaaGAAGAAAATAGCCTGCAATGCACTTAAGAAAGAGTGGCAGACTTCTTCCTGGAGTTTCACATTCTGAAGTATTCCTGTGGGCTGAATGTGGATATGGGGTTTCCAAAGAAGCCCGGACCAGTCTCATTCCCCACCTTGCATCCCTTTTCACCACTGGTGCCCCACAGGGCTGTCTTGCCCATCAGCATCTCATGCAGATGGTCAGTTATTTCTAGCTAAGCTTGTAGCTCTCTCTATAAAGAAGGTCCCATCATCCTTCAAATACAAGTAAGGCTTTTTGGCCAGGCTAGAGCCTCAACTTTGGCTTTCTGCAACTATGCATGGTCAAGGAAGGtcaaatatttatcatttggGGCCAGAACAAATAACACTGAGAGCTTTAAAACCAGGTAAAAAAGTTTCAGAGCAAGCTAAGTTAGACTGTGTTGATAACTATGCAAACATTTaccatttctgggcttccctggcggcacagtggttaagaatccgcctgccaatgcaggggacgcgggttcgagccctggtccgggaagatgccacatgctgcggagcaactaagcccgtgcgccacaactactgagcctgcgctctagagcccacacgcctagagcccatgctctgcaacaagagaagccactgcaatgagaagcccgcgcactacaacgaagagtagcccccactcgccgcaactagagaaagccgcgcacagcaacaaagacccaacgcagccaaaaataaataaataagtaaattaaaaataaattaattaatatatcttttaaaacaaaaaaaaaacaaacatttaccaTTTCTTCATTGGGTTCATATAAGGCATCCTCAAACCAATACATCTCAGTTTGACAATGttgtctgaaatatttttagctttgaattttttttttttttgcagccagTGTCAAAAGAAAGACTCTAAAATAGTTACTATGTGTCTATGTTCAAtgatacatctttttttctttttctgaaaataccCTTAAGTAAATTCTGATTAGAATCAGTCACAAAAAAAACTTTATCCTGGTTCTAGATTaccagagcagaataaaaagtaAAGTGAAAGGTCCTCCAGCTGAGAAACTCCACAGATATCAGTTGGGTGAATATCTGATATGAAAATGAATCGTTCTCTGCTGATCTTACATCTCCAAATTGTTCAGGTAGGAGAACACCTGCGATTATGTTGCTTAGTAAAACACCACAGGGGTATTCCTATTCGTTTacttattgtctgtggctgctgtCATGCTACAacaacagagttgagtagttgtgatagAGACTATATGGcctgcagagcctaaaatatttactgtctggccctttacagtaAAAGTCTGCCAACCCCTGCACTAGTCCATCCCATTCGCTTTACAGATGAGCAGCGTGAGACCTCGAAGAAAAGCAAAGTGACTTTGTAGCACTTTGCACAGTGTTCCCTTTATCAGTTACTTTTGTCTATGCCTGTCCCTTCTACTGGAAGGGACATGATCTTTTTACTTCCCACACTGCTTTTCATTTAAGTGCTTAGTAATATAGGTTTGTGGAGTTGCACTGACTTGCCCAGGATAACAGGGATAGTTAGCCATGAATACTGGGttaaaacccagaaaaatggaTTCATAAACTGGTGATAAGGACCACCaactagctgtgtaactttggcaGAGTTAATTATCCTCTCCGAGCCTCAgagtctcctcatctgcaaaatggcaatAACAATCTATtcctgcagggttttttttttttttcttttttggccacgccgtgggGCTtgggggatctcagttccccgatgagggcttgaacctgggccacggcagtgaaagcccagaatcctaaccactaggccaccagggaactcccctcctGCAGGGGTTTTATGAGAAATTGTCAAGATAATGTACGTATGTCATAGGCCCTCCACAAGTATGGATTCCCTCCCCTACTCCTTTTTCTCTATAAACTGGAGACCCTGACCTGTTAGAGTTCCCTGAGGAAACCACCAAATACTTGTGGCGCTTCTGCTTTAGGGATGAGACGTTGGGCTCAGCCCTTCGGGAGATATAAAGATTATTTCCCCCATTTAGTGGCAATGAGGAGCCTAACACTGTGGCCGCACCTCACCCCAGGCTGCCAACAGAGGAAGGGGGAGGCCCAAGTGTCTTTCCTGTTCCTGTTTCCCTCCAAGAAGGAGCTGGCTCCCACTGCCCTCTAATTGTCTTCCCCCTGCTTAAACTTCCTGAGCACCTGTGGCTTTGATTTCTCCCCAACCCTCCTCCTTGACTCCCTACCACTCGATCTGGCCTTTCCCCACTTCTCTCTTACTTCCTTACCTTTGGGTGTGTGGCTGACTGAATAAGCCCAGTTTCCCTGACCCCTGCCTTCTCAAGGAGAAGCTCAAAGAAGGAACCCATTAGTCAGGGAAGAGGTGTGAACTGATAGGTcagtgtgagtgagtgagtgagtaagCAAGGCATGTTCATTTTCATAAAGTTTCATAGTTAAAGTAAGATAATTTGCAGAGGTGAGTACACATTCTTGCATAAATCACAAAAATGAATACCAACACAGTTTACTAGATCAAAGACTGGATTTTCAGAGAACTGCTTCAAGAATTCAAACAGAATGGCTTCCCTCAGTCCGTCAGTGAAGTACAGGATAATTTACCTCCCTCAAACAAGATCATAGGTCTTGGGGCAGTCAAACACAGAATGATATAAGCAAAGGCAGTTACCGCTCTCTCTGGCTATAAGAAACCTGGGGTGAAACTCCAAAtccagatgtttttaaaaatcatttcaaaatagctacagtttttaaattatttggacTAATTTTTAGAAGGCAGTTGTTAGTGCTGCAAACTCCTAACTATaggttttcaattttaaataaatataaatttactttcaAGGACAGCCAGGATTTcaacctgttctttttttaataatgctGTTAATTAAAATTCATACTGGATCTGTTTCAATAAATAGATATGAACAGTTGTAATCAGCACTGCTCTCACTGGTTGGCAAAGAGCTGCTACTAAAGGCCTTGAAGAATCTTTTAAGTAAGTTACAAATTCTTTTGAAATCATGATTATGCTTTACTTGCTTGGCAAGCTTTGCTCTGATGGTCTAGTTCTGACAAAATTGAAAATTGAGAATTTGCAgagtttaaataaaaacagaattactatGAAGGACTGGGAGGCAAGTCGAGAGGCattttgatgtgaaccatttttaaagtctttattgaatttgttacaatattgcctctgttttacattttggccttttggccacgaggcatgtgggatcctagctccccgaccagaaatcaaacccgcaccccctacattggaacgtaaagtcttaaccactggcccgccaggtaAGGCCCAATTTTGAAAACTGCTGGCCTAATGTATACCAAGGCATTAGATACTTTCTCAGAGAATAGTACCAGACTTCATGGCCACCCTCAGCAAAGCCTGCCCTGAGAACttcaggaggagggagggccctGTTTCCTcatattaaatgaggtaatgctctgagcctccctttcttttttaagtctcTGGCTTCTTAGAGCAGTCATCTGGAGGGAAATAGTACTGAATGGGGAGTTAGGATACTGGGTTCCCATTCCAGTGTGGATACCTTCTGGCTGTCCAACCCTGGGCAGGATATTTCTCCTTTTTGGGCCATCTGCAAAAATGTACTTATTGGAGGTCGGCTGACCAGATCAGACAAACAACAGCTGTGCTGGGCCTGACAGAACGGAACTCATTTAGACACAAGACATTATCAATGAATGTTACCGCTAAACAGAACATTTGCATGATTAGTTGGACTCTGTCATTTCCACCAGAGATGGGAAaggacctgtccaaggtcacacagttagagGCAGAATTGGATTAGAACCCAGGTTTCCTGACTCTCAATTCTATGCTCTGAACACCACACATACCTCAGAAGTCCTAAAGGAAGTACATTTCATCTCCTTGTATCACACATCTCTGAGACATGTTGCTGAGTTTGGTCTCCATCCTGCCTACTCATCAAAACTGCACTGGATTAAGCAGCTAAGTCCTTCCACTCTTTGCATGCAAAATTCTGCTCACACTAGTGGCCTGAAATCTGAAACAGGCAGGCTATGAACCAAACTTTGCCCAAACTCACCCTTTAGGAGCATGAGAGAAATGGGGGTCTGTGTTCCCTAGGGTACCCTCACTTTGGAGTCTCAAGGAACAAAAAACTTGGGGATGAATTTTTAGAGATCACTTCCCCAATTAAATTTCACTATCCAGATTATTGAATCGTGCAATGAATTTAGCAGGAAGGTCCCTCACAGGGGCAGAGAAATTCTTGGAAAGGAACTGTGGAGTCAGAAGAATCCCCCAGAGTTGGAGCTCTCAGTCTCCAGTCAGCACAGAGAAAGGGCTCTGCACCCAGGGCTGGCTTGTCAGTGGATGAGTGGAGCTCCCATcttcaatactttaaaaacaaaacaaaactcaaaaagcCTCCTCCTTCACAGACCCTAACCAAACTACCAGCCCCTCCAGGTCTGGAATGTGAACAAACAGGACTAAATGAAAGTGAGGGTGCTAGATAAACCCTACACACCATgcccattttatcatttttccctgCCTGATATCTCCTTGGACATTCTCCAaagcccagctcaaatgtcatttcTGAAGACCCAATCAGAACAACCCGGGTTcatcctggctccaccatctatttgctgtgtgaccttgaacaagtggTTTAACTTCattaggcctcagtttcttcccctgCCAATGGGGGATCCTAATAATAACCATTTTATAGGACGATTAAGGGCTGACCCAAGGTCACTCCTGCAAAAGCcccagcatagtgcctggcagaAAACAGGACtctataaatattgaatgaattgCAAGGGAACCAGAACACTCACTCATCTCTTGAGGTCTGACCTAGCACTTTCCATTCTTCAGTCCCTGGCTTTCCCCCACCCTTTTGCCCAAAAGGGGGTAGAGAAGCCTGAGCCAACCTGTTCTTACCTTGCTAAGGTCCCCTAGGGCCATGATCTTGGCCACTGGCCTCTTGCTGAGTTGCTCCTTCACCCACAGCTCAAGTTGTTTGTTCCACTTCATGGTGAACACATAGAGGGCATAGGCCAGCAGAAGCAGCAGGCTCTCCCACCAGACAATGAGGTTAtccaggaagaagaggatgagCATCATTAGGTCAAGGATGTAGAAGGTGATGTCACGGAACAAGGGCCACCAGGTGAGGTTGAGGATCTCCCGGGAGAAGAGGGCACAAGTGCCAATGACAAAGAGGATGTTGAACACCGCAGAGCCCACTATGGTGCCGATGCCCACATTGCTATGGGAGATGAAGATGCCAATGAGGGAGGTGAAGAGCTCGGGGGCAGAGCCTCCAGCAGCCATGAACGTAGCACCTGCCACATCCTCAGAGATCTGCAGCTTGTCTGTGATGACACCCAGGGCTGGGACAAAGTACTCGTCACAAACGATGGCCAAGGCTACAAACACATACAGCATGCCAAAGATGTGCAGGaccacccagccctgcctccgCTCCTTCACACTGAACAGGTCTCGGGGGTACTCTGCCTTGGGGTGGAAGTCTGGCTGCCCAGAAGGCAGTACTGAGGGACTGGGAGCCTCTGGCATCCCAGCTGTTGTcagactgggggaggggacagtgggCGAGACTGGGACTGGCTCCACAACCACACAGTGATGGACCTGAGTGGTCGGATTTGCCCTGACCCTGGGAGTTGCTGGAGTGGTGGGTGCTGGGGAAGGGTTCTTCACCAGCCCCCAGAAGGTGGCTGAGGATATTCCAACGGTTGGTGCACTGGTTCTGGACGAGGGATTCCTAGCCTTCCACGCAGCAGTAGGGGCTTTGGTTTCTGCTGGGCTGCTGCCTGTCGTGATGCTTACTGTCACCTGCCCCTCAGAGATGGCTGCGGTGTGCTCCAGGACTGTTCCCTGGGGTGGTGTCAGCTTGTTTTTTCCCACTAACCCCCGGTGGTTGGTTGAGCTATTATTGCCCACTCTTCTGGGGGTAGTTAGGGTCTTCTCTTCTACCACATTCCTTGGAGAAGTCAAGATGTCTGTTTCTAAGTCATTTATCAGGAAGGGTGGGGTGTTATCAGTTACTCCCTTGAGAGGAGTTGGGGTGGTTTCCTCCACTACTGTCTTGGAAGGGTTGGTCTCCAGTATTTTGTTGGTTGTCATAATTTCACTGTCTTTCACTGTTGCTTTGGGGGTGATCCCACGGCTCCTGGTCATTGTCATGAATGTGGATGGGTCGTAACTGGTCACCATCCTACCAAGTGGGGATGGGGTGTATTTCCTCACCTTTCCCCTGGCTTGAGTTGGGCGGTAGCTCTTCACTGCTCCCCTGGGTGTTGCTGGGGTATAATTATTTACTGCTGGTCTGCCTGAAGTTGGAGGGTAGTGATTCAGTGCTCCACTGGGTGTGGCTGGGGTGTCTTCCTTCACTTTTTCCGTGCGGGCTGCTGTTGGGCTGTCGCTGCTCTTGGGTGTTGCTGGAATGACGTTGGCTGTTCTTCTAGGTATACTGGGGGTGTTCTCCATTGTTACACCAGGTGTTGTTCCATCTCTGCCCACTGTGGCTTGGGGTGCCCATGTCTCAACCTCCATTTCAGAGCTAGATTTTGGAGGGTCATTGCTCACCATCATCATCTCATTGTTGGAAAGGTCCCGGCTGGCTAGTTTTACAGGCTGTTGGGAAGAGACTGCTGCCCACAGTGAGGGGAGCCCCCGGGGGCTCCTCAGGTACTGGTAGGTGGAACCCATGATCATAATTCCCAATAGGAAGAGGAGGCGCCTCCAATGAAGCCGCTTTGGCCAGAGTAACCGCCTCTCCTGTGCCCCCATCCTGATCAATTTCCCCATGATGGCCAGTTATGCCTGGTTACAGAAGGCCTCTCATTCTGTCCACTGAAAGATGGGGGCTGCTCTGGGATTCAGATTAGAAATCAGAGAAGATTCCTCCATGAAGCCCAGCCAGGGGGTAACCACAaacctagaaagaaaaaaaaaaagaagaggttatTTGCTCCTAAAAGGAGAGCTGGGATCCACCAAACCCTTATCTGGAAGAGTGACTATTCACACAGGGGCCTTTGTAGTGAAAGTCAGTTGTTTCTGCTGGAACAAAACAACCCCTACCCCCTGCTCCAGGGGGCAATGTCTGCTCATGGGAAAAAGAGCATCTTGGGGTCCTCTTTACTGTGTAGGCATGCCAGCAGCCCAGGTTCCTGAGCTGGGTCTACCCAGCTCTCCTTGGGATCCTTGCAAGAGGTCTGCCCACACTCCACAGGTCCAGCCAGAGTTGCTGGGAGCTCAGTCATCTGTAGCTGGTGCCCCAGGCCACAAATCTTACCTTATCCAAGGCAAAAGGGAAGTAAGGAGATATGATTTTAAGCTTTAGACAGAAAGGGGCAGTAGTGGAAAGCAGTGCAAGGCTCTATGTGTTTTTACTGGACTGATTTTAAAACGATTCCACCGTCATTCAGAGAGGACAAAGCTTAAAATT is a window encoding:
- the SLC24A1 gene encoding sodium/potassium/calcium exchanger 1 isoform X2, producing MGKLIRMGAQERRLLWPKRLHWRRLLFLLGIMIMGSTYQYLRSPRGLPSLWAAVSSQQPVKLASRDLSNNEMMMVSNDPPKSSSEMEVETWAPQATVGRDGTTPGVTMENTPSIPRRTANVIPATPKSSDSPTAARTEKVKEDTPATPSGALNHYPPTSGRPAVNNYTPATPRGAVKSYRPTQARGKVRKYTPSPLGRMVTSYDPSTFMTMTRSRGITPKATVKDSEIMTTNKILETNPSKTVVEETTPTPLKGVTDNTPPFLINDLETDILTSPRNVVEEKTLTTPRRVGNNSSTNHRGLVGKNKLTPPQGTVLEHTAAISEGQVTVSITTGSSPAETKAPTAAWKARNPSSRTSAPTVGISSATFWGLVKNPSPAPTTPATPRVRANPTTQVHHCVVVEPVPVSPTVPSPSLTTAGMPEAPSPSVLPSGQPDFHPKAEYPRDLFSVKERRQGWVVLHIFGMLYVFVALAIVCDEYFVPALGVITDKLQISEDVAGATFMAAGGSAPELFTSLIGIFISHSNVGIGTIVGSAVFNILFVIGTCALFSREILNLTWWPLFRDITFYILDLMMLILFFLDNLIVWWESLLLLLAYALYVFTMKWNKQLELWVKEQLSKRPVAKIMALGDLSKLASVLTQGSSSASLHNSTIRSTTYQLILRSLDALGEARPSKDKEEESLNQEAKAKPQAKAESKPEEEEPAKLPEVTVTPAPAPDVKGDQEEDPGSQGDVAEAESTGERTGNEVKTPGEGENGEQSGGEARPEGEGEEKGENESEGDIQAERKDDEGEGEIQAGEDGEMKGDEDETGEQELNAKNQDEAKEDEKGIDGEEEGDGGESEDEEEEEEEEEEEEEEEEEEEEEENEEPLSLEWPETRQKQAIYLFLLPIVFPLWLTVPDVRRLEARKFFVITFLGSIMWIAMFSYLMVWWAHQVGETIGISEEIMGLTILAAGTSIPDLITSVIVARKGLGDMAVSSSVGSNIFDITVGLPLPWMLFSFINGLQPVPVSSNGLFCAIVLLFLMLLFVISSIALCKWRMNKILGFTMFLLYFVFLIISVMLEDRIISCPVSV
- the SLC24A1 gene encoding sodium/potassium/calcium exchanger 1 isoform X3, with product MGKLIRMGAQERRLLWPKRLHWRRLLFLLGIMIMGSTYQYLRSPRGLPSLWAAVSSQQPVKLASRDLSNNEMMMVSNDPPKSSSEMEVETWAPQATVGRDGTTPGVTMENTPSIPRRTANVIPATPKSSDSPTAARTEKVKEDTPATPSGALNHYPPTSGRPAVNNYTPATPRGAVKSYRPTQARGKVRKYTPSPLGRMVTSYDPSTFMTMTRSRGITPKATVKDSEIMTTNKILETNPSKTVVEETTPTPLKGVTDNTPPFLINDLETDILTSPRNVVEEKTLTTPRRVGNNSSTNHRGLVGKNKLTPPQGTVLEHTAAISEGQVTVSITTGSSPAETKAPTAAWKARNPSSRTSAPTVGISSATFWGLVKNPSPAPTTPATPRVRANPTTQVHHCVVVEPVPVSPTVPSPSLTTAGMPEAPSPSVLPSGQPDFHPKAEYPRDLFSVKERRQGWVVLHIFGMLYVFVALAIVCDEYFVPALGVITDKLQISEDVAGATFMAAGGSAPELFTSLIGIFISHSNVGIGTIVGSAVFNILFVIGTCALFSREILNLTWWPLFRDITFYILDLMMLILFFLDNLIVWWESLLLLLAYALYVFTMKWNKQLELWVKEQLSKRPVAKIMALGDLSKLGDGTVVVDEQQDNKKLKLASVLTQGSSSASLHNSTIRSTTYQLILRSLDALGEARPSKDKEEESLNQEAKAKPQAKAESKPEEEEPAKLPEVTVTPAPAPDVKGDQEEDPGSQGDVAEAESTGERTGNEVKTPGEGENGEQSGGEARPEGEGEEKGENESEGDIQAERKDDEGEGEIQAGEDGEMKGDEDETGEQELNAKNQDEAKEDEKGIDGEEEGDGGESEDEEEEEEEEEEEEEEEEEEEEEENEEPLSLEWPETRQKQAIYLFLLPIVFPLWLTVPDVRRLVGETIGISEEIMGLTILAAGTSIPDLITSVIVARKGLGDMAVSSSVGSNIFDITVGLPLPWMLFSFINGLQPVPVSSNGLFCAIVLLFLMLLFVISSIALCKWRMNKILGFTMFLLYFVFLIISVMLEDRIISCPVSV
- the SLC24A1 gene encoding sodium/potassium/calcium exchanger 1 isoform X4 encodes the protein MGKLIRMGAQERRLLWPKRLHWRRLLFLLGIMIMGSTYQYLRSPRGLPSLWAAVSSQQPVKLASRDLSNNEMMMVSNDPPKSSSEMEVETWAPQATVGRDGTTPGVTMENTPSIPRRTANVIPATPKSSDSPTAARTEKVKEDTPATPSGALNHYPPTSGRPAVNNYTPATPRGAVKSYRPTQARGKVRKYTPSPLGRMVTSYDPSTFMTMTRSRGITPKATVKDSEIMTTNKILETNPSKTVVEETTPTPLKGVTDNTPPFLINDLETDILTSPRNVVEEKTLTTPRRVGNNSSTNHRGLVGKNKLTPPQGTVLEHTAAISEGQVTVSITTGSSPAETKAPTAAWKARNPSSRTSAPTVGISSATFWGLVKNPSPAPTTPATPRVRANPTTQVHHCVVVEPVPVSPTVPSPSLTTAGMPEAPSPSVLPSGQPDFHPKAEYPRDLFSVKERRQGWVVLHIFGMLYVFVALAIVCDEYFVPALGVITDKLQISEDVAGATFMAAGGSAPELFTSLIGIFISHSNVGIGTIVGSAVFNILFVIGTCALFSREILNLTWWPLFRDITFYILDLMMLILFFLDNLIVWWESLLLLLAYALYVFTMKWNKQLELWVKEQLSKRPVAKIMALGDLSKLASVLTQGSSSASLHNSTIRSTTYQLILRSLDALGEARPSKDKEEESLNQEAKAKPQAKAESKPEEEEPAKLPEVTVTPAPAPDVKGDQEEDPGSQGDVAEAESTGERTGNEVKTPGEGENGEQSGGEARPEGEGEEKGENESEGDIQAERKDDEGEGEIQAGEDGEMKGDEDETGEQELNAKNQDEAKEDEKGIDGEEEGDGGESEDEEEEEEEEEEEEEEEEEEEEEENEEPLSLEWPETRQKQAIYLFLLPIVFPLWLTVPDVRRLEARKFFVITFLGSIMWIAMFSYLMVWWAHQVGETIGISEEIMGLTILAAGTSIPDLITSVIVARKGLGDMAVSSSVGSNIFDITVGVESCEMF
- the SLC24A1 gene encoding sodium/potassium/calcium exchanger 1 isoform X1; its protein translation is MGKLIRMGAQERRLLWPKRLHWRRLLFLLGIMIMGSTYQYLRSPRGLPSLWAAVSSQQPVKLASRDLSNNEMMMVSNDPPKSSSEMEVETWAPQATVGRDGTTPGVTMENTPSIPRRTANVIPATPKSSDSPTAARTEKVKEDTPATPSGALNHYPPTSGRPAVNNYTPATPRGAVKSYRPTQARGKVRKYTPSPLGRMVTSYDPSTFMTMTRSRGITPKATVKDSEIMTTNKILETNPSKTVVEETTPTPLKGVTDNTPPFLINDLETDILTSPRNVVEEKTLTTPRRVGNNSSTNHRGLVGKNKLTPPQGTVLEHTAAISEGQVTVSITTGSSPAETKAPTAAWKARNPSSRTSAPTVGISSATFWGLVKNPSPAPTTPATPRVRANPTTQVHHCVVVEPVPVSPTVPSPSLTTAGMPEAPSPSVLPSGQPDFHPKAEYPRDLFSVKERRQGWVVLHIFGMLYVFVALAIVCDEYFVPALGVITDKLQISEDVAGATFMAAGGSAPELFTSLIGIFISHSNVGIGTIVGSAVFNILFVIGTCALFSREILNLTWWPLFRDITFYILDLMMLILFFLDNLIVWWESLLLLLAYALYVFTMKWNKQLELWVKEQLSKRPVAKIMALGDLSKLGDGTVVVDEQQDNKKLKLASVLTQGSSSASLHNSTIRSTTYQLILRSLDALGEARPSKDKEEESLNQEAKAKPQAKAESKPEEEEPAKLPEVTVTPAPAPDVKGDQEEDPGSQGDVAEAESTGERTGNEVKTPGEGENGEQSGGEARPEGEGEEKGENESEGDIQAERKDDEGEGEIQAGEDGEMKGDEDETGEQELNAKNQDEAKEDEKGIDGEEEGDGGESEDEEEEEEEEEEEEEEEEEEEEEENEEPLSLEWPETRQKQAIYLFLLPIVFPLWLTVPDVRRLEARKFFVITFLGSIMWIAMFSYLMVWWAHQVGETIGISEEIMGLTILAAGTSIPDLITSVIVARKGLGDMAVSSSVGSNIFDITVGLPLPWMLFSFINGLQPVPVSSNGLFCAIVLLFLMLLFVISSIALCKWRMNKILGFTMFLLYFVFLIISVMLEDRIISCPVSV